A genomic stretch from Salvelinus alpinus chromosome 38, SLU_Salpinus.1, whole genome shotgun sequence includes:
- the LOC139566459 gene encoding transcription factor Sp3-like isoform X2, whose amino-acid sequence MLAPEQHLKQEEMATADVEGSQSEFLQHGGASENQTTDMTAIQLTGSDRWELLTPVSTGKDAQQGVVHIPNSGMMTSNGQYVLPIGNMDSQPIYVTASGNDGSANGVSSIQYQIHNSDGTLAGFSAQGLDDGSGQIQLIHDGSHGNIGISVATTTTSDLLTQAGHMQQIQGVSLAGGTTYSGAVPMGLSGGNITFLPINSIDLESLGLAGAQTVPIATTTDGQLIMGSQALEGQEGGAKQLATLVSEANGNPDLYVPTTSSSQLPETIDGTGVLTQATAVSAGVSDPSSENYNSHNHLQQIQPILQLSGDNQGAQGQDLSQSGQTLQSVQLVNPGTFLIQAQTVTASGQIQWQTFQVQGVQSLQGLQLPQAQGGQQLTLAPVQGLSMGQGGSITLPNLQTVTVNSIGQPGIQYTQGEEAGSPADIQIKEEPDSEEWQLSGDSTLNPSDLNNLRVQMDDEDMDMSTGEGKRLRRVACTCPNCKEAGGRGSSLGKKKQHICHIVGCGKVYGKTSHLRAHLRWHSGERPFVCNWMFCGKRFTRSDELQRHRRTHTGEKKFVCAQCSKRFMRSDHLAKHIKTHQNKKGVASSSSSPPPSDTIITADGTTLILQSAAGGHDLLGNQEIPLQLVTVAPGEVME is encoded by the exons ATGCTAGCGCCAGAGCAACATTTGAAACAAGAGGAAATGGCTACCGCGGACGTGGAAGGCAGTCAAAGCGAATTCCTACAGCACGGCGGAGCCTCGGAAAACCAG accacagacatgaCCGCCATCCAGCTAACAGGTTCAGACCGTTGGGAGTTGTTAACCCCGGTCTCTACAGGGAAGGATGCGCAGCAGGGAGTCGTCCACATTCCTAACTCCGGCATGATGACCTCTAACGGCCAGTATGTTCTCCCTATCGGGAACATGGACAGTCAGCCCATCTACGTCACAGCATCTGGAAACGACGGCTCAGCCAACGGAGTGTCCAGCATACAATACCAG ATCCACAACTCAGATGGAACTCTGGCAGGCTTCTCTGCGCAGGGATTGGACGATGGCTCGGGCCAAATCCAGCTCATCCACGACGGTAGCCACGGCAATATTGGAATCAGCGTTGCCACAACGACAACCTCTGACCTCCTAACGCAGGCTGGGCATATGCAGCAGATTCAGGGCGTGTCATTGGCCGGAGGCACGACCTATAGCGGCGCGGTTCCCATGGGGCTGTCGGGGGGTAACATAACTTTCCTCCCTATCAACAGCATAGACCTCGAATCACTAGGGCTTGCCGGCGCTCAGACGGTTCCCATAGCAACGACGACCGATGGTCAGCTGATCATGGGCAGCCAGGCGCTGGAGGGGCAGGAAGGTGGAGCCAAACAGCTAGCGACCCTAGTTAGTGAAGCTAACGGTAACCCAGACCTCTACGTGCCAACAACCTCATCATCCCAGCTGCCTGAGACCATCGACGGGACGGGGGTTCTGACCCAAGCTACTGCCGTGTCTGCCGGGGTTTCAGACCCATCCTCAGAGAACTACAACTCCCACAACCACCTGCAGCAAATACAG CCCATCCTACAGCTGTCGGGGGACAACCAGGGGGCCCAGGGACAGGATCTATCCCAGTCTGGGCAGACGCTCCAGAGTGTCCAACTAGTCAACCCTGGAACGTTCCTCATCCAGGCCCAGACGGTCACTGCTTCAGGACAGATACAGTGGCAGACCTTCCAG GTCCAAGGGGTCCAGTCTCTGCAGGGCCTCCAGCTCCCCCAGGCCCAGGGGGGCCAGCAGCTGACTCTAGCCCCAGTCCAGGGCCTCTCTATGGGTCAGGGAGGATCCATCACCCTGCCTAACCTCCAGACTGTTACAGTCAACTCTATAGGACAGCCAGGGATTCAATACACACAGGGAGAGGAGGCCGGCAGTCCTGCAG acaTCCAGATAAAGGAGGAGCCGGACTCTGAAGAGTGGCAGCTGAGTGGTGACTCCACCCTCAACCCCAGTGACCTCAACAACCTGCGTGTCCAGATGGATGACGAAGACATGGACATGTCCACCGGGGAGGGCAAGAGGCTGAGGAGAGTCGCCTGCACCTGTCCCAACTGTAAAGAGGCTGGAGGGAG AGGGTCGAGTCTAGGTAAGAAGAAGCAGCATATCTGTCACATCGTGGGCTGTGGGAAGGTGTACGGTAAGACTTCTCACCTCCGGGCTCACCTCAGATGGCACAGCGGAGAACGGCCCTTCGTCTGCAACTGGATGTTCTGTGGCAAGCGGTTTACCAGGAGTGACGAGCTACAGAGACACAGACGGACACACACGG GAGAGAAGAAGTTTGTGTGTGCACAGTGTTCAAAGAGGTTCATGCGTAGCGACCATCTGGCCAAACATATTAAGACTCACCAGAACAAAAAAGGTGTGGCTTCCTCCTCATCGTCTCCGCCCCCCAGCGACACCATCATCACAGCAGACGGAACCACCCTCATCCTTCAATCAGCTGCTGGCGGCCACGACCTCCTAGGCAATCAGGAGATCCCTCTGCAGCTGGTCACCGTGGCGCCCGGTGAGGTTATGGAATGA
- the LOC139566460 gene encoding obg-like ATPase 1 — protein MPPKKGEGPKQPPLIGRFGTSLKIGIVGLPNVGKSTFFNVLTKSQAAAENFPFCTIDPNESRVPIPDERYDYLCTFHKPLSKVPAFLNVVDIAGLVKGAHAGQGLGNAFLSHISACDGIFHMTRAFEDEDIIHVEGNVDPVRDIEIIHEELRLKDEESLGPIIDKLEKTAVRGGDKKLKPEYDIMLKVKNWISEEKKHVRFYNDWNEKEIDVLNKYLFLTSKPMIYLVNLSEKDYIRKKNKWLIKIKEWVDAHDPGAMVIPVSGGLEAKLQDMTDEEKDKYCEEAKTQSVLTKIIKTGYAALQLEYFFTAGPDEVRAWTVRKGSKAPQAAGKIHTDFEKGFIMAEVMKFQDFKEEGTENAVKAAGKYRQLGRTYIVEDGDIIFFKFNTPNAPKAAKK, from the exons GAAGTCAACATTCTTCAATGTGCTGACCAAGAGCCAGGCCGCAGCAGAGAATTTTCCCTTCTGCACCATCGACCCCAACGAGAGCAGAGTACCCATCCCTGACGAACGCTATGACTACCTCTGCACCTTCCACAAGCCCCTCAG TAAAGTCCCAGCGTTTCTGAATGTGGTGGACATAGCTGGGCTGGTGAAAGGAGCTCACGCTGGACAAGGACTGGGCAACGCCTTCCTGTCTCACATTAGTGCCTGCGACGGCATCTTCCACATGACAC GTGCGTTTGAGGATGAGGACATCATCCATGTGGAGGGTAATGTGGACCCAGTGAGGGACATTGAGATAATCCATGAGGAGCTACGGCTGAAGGATGAGGAGTCTCTTGGACCAATCATAGATAAGTTGGAGAAGACCGCTGTCAGAGGAGGAGACAAGAAACTCAAACCTGAATAC GACATCATGTTGAAGGTAAAGAACTGGATTTCGGAGGAGAAGAAACATGTCCGCTTCTACAATGACTGGAACGAGAAGGAG aTCGATGTGCTGAACAAATACCTGTTCCTCACATCCAAGCCCATGATCTACCTGGTCAACCTCTCAGAGAAGGACTACATCAGGAAAAAGAACAAGTG GCTGATTAAGATTAAGGAGTGGGTCGATGCCCATGACCCAGGAGCTATGGTCATACCAGTGAGTGGAGGTCTTGAGGCCAAACTACAGGACATGACCGACGAGGAGAAGGACAAATACTGTGAGGAGGCGAAGACTCAGAG TGTACTGACTAAGATCATTAAGACGGGCTATGCAGCTCTGCAGTTGGAATATTTCTTCACAGCAGGACCAGACGAGGTTAGAGCGTGGACTGTCAGG AAAGGCAGCAAGGCGCCCCAGGCGGCAGGGAAGATCCACACTGACTTTGAGAAAGGTTTCATCATGGCAGAAGTCATGAAGTTCCAGGACTTCAAAGAAGAGGGCACCGAGAATGctgtcaag GCTGCTGGGAAGTACAGGCAGCTGGGCAGGACCTACATCGTGGAGGACGGAGACATTATATTTTTCAAATTCAACACACCCAATGCACCCAAGGCGGCGAAGAAGTGA
- the LOC139566459 gene encoding transcription factor Sp3-like isoform X1, with the protein MLAPEQHLKQEEMATADVEGSQSEFLQHGGASENQTTDMTAIQLTGSDRWELLTPVSTGKDAQQGVVHIPNSGMMTSNGQYVLPIGNMDSQPIYVTASGNDGSANGVSSIQYQIHNSDGTLAGFSAQGLDDGSGQIQLIHDGSHGNIGISVATTTTSDLLTQAGHMQQIQGVSLAGGTTYSGAVPMGLSGGNITFLPINSIDLESLGLAGAQTVPIATTTDGQLIMGSQALEGQEGGAKQLATLVSEANGNPDLYVPTTSSSQLPETIDGTGVLTQATAVSAGVSDPSSENYNSHNHLQQIQVSTSNASSFSQPILQLSGDNQGAQGQDLSQSGQTLQSVQLVNPGTFLIQAQTVTASGQIQWQTFQVQGVQSLQGLQLPQAQGGQQLTLAPVQGLSMGQGGSITLPNLQTVTVNSIGQPGIQYTQGEEAGSPADIQIKEEPDSEEWQLSGDSTLNPSDLNNLRVQMDDEDMDMSTGEGKRLRRVACTCPNCKEAGGRGSSLGKKKQHICHIVGCGKVYGKTSHLRAHLRWHSGERPFVCNWMFCGKRFTRSDELQRHRRTHTGEKKFVCAQCSKRFMRSDHLAKHIKTHQNKKGVASSSSSPPPSDTIITADGTTLILQSAAGGHDLLGNQEIPLQLVTVAPGEVME; encoded by the exons ATGCTAGCGCCAGAGCAACATTTGAAACAAGAGGAAATGGCTACCGCGGACGTGGAAGGCAGTCAAAGCGAATTCCTACAGCACGGCGGAGCCTCGGAAAACCAG accacagacatgaCCGCCATCCAGCTAACAGGTTCAGACCGTTGGGAGTTGTTAACCCCGGTCTCTACAGGGAAGGATGCGCAGCAGGGAGTCGTCCACATTCCTAACTCCGGCATGATGACCTCTAACGGCCAGTATGTTCTCCCTATCGGGAACATGGACAGTCAGCCCATCTACGTCACAGCATCTGGAAACGACGGCTCAGCCAACGGAGTGTCCAGCATACAATACCAG ATCCACAACTCAGATGGAACTCTGGCAGGCTTCTCTGCGCAGGGATTGGACGATGGCTCGGGCCAAATCCAGCTCATCCACGACGGTAGCCACGGCAATATTGGAATCAGCGTTGCCACAACGACAACCTCTGACCTCCTAACGCAGGCTGGGCATATGCAGCAGATTCAGGGCGTGTCATTGGCCGGAGGCACGACCTATAGCGGCGCGGTTCCCATGGGGCTGTCGGGGGGTAACATAACTTTCCTCCCTATCAACAGCATAGACCTCGAATCACTAGGGCTTGCCGGCGCTCAGACGGTTCCCATAGCAACGACGACCGATGGTCAGCTGATCATGGGCAGCCAGGCGCTGGAGGGGCAGGAAGGTGGAGCCAAACAGCTAGCGACCCTAGTTAGTGAAGCTAACGGTAACCCAGACCTCTACGTGCCAACAACCTCATCATCCCAGCTGCCTGAGACCATCGACGGGACGGGGGTTCTGACCCAAGCTACTGCCGTGTCTGCCGGGGTTTCAGACCCATCCTCAGAGAACTACAACTCCCACAACCACCTGCAGCAAATACAG GTGTCCACCTCTAATGCCTCGTCCTTCTCCCAGCCCATCCTACAGCTGTCGGGGGACAACCAGGGGGCCCAGGGACAGGATCTATCCCAGTCTGGGCAGACGCTCCAGAGTGTCCAACTAGTCAACCCTGGAACGTTCCTCATCCAGGCCCAGACGGTCACTGCTTCAGGACAGATACAGTGGCAGACCTTCCAG GTCCAAGGGGTCCAGTCTCTGCAGGGCCTCCAGCTCCCCCAGGCCCAGGGGGGCCAGCAGCTGACTCTAGCCCCAGTCCAGGGCCTCTCTATGGGTCAGGGAGGATCCATCACCCTGCCTAACCTCCAGACTGTTACAGTCAACTCTATAGGACAGCCAGGGATTCAATACACACAGGGAGAGGAGGCCGGCAGTCCTGCAG acaTCCAGATAAAGGAGGAGCCGGACTCTGAAGAGTGGCAGCTGAGTGGTGACTCCACCCTCAACCCCAGTGACCTCAACAACCTGCGTGTCCAGATGGATGACGAAGACATGGACATGTCCACCGGGGAGGGCAAGAGGCTGAGGAGAGTCGCCTGCACCTGTCCCAACTGTAAAGAGGCTGGAGGGAG AGGGTCGAGTCTAGGTAAGAAGAAGCAGCATATCTGTCACATCGTGGGCTGTGGGAAGGTGTACGGTAAGACTTCTCACCTCCGGGCTCACCTCAGATGGCACAGCGGAGAACGGCCCTTCGTCTGCAACTGGATGTTCTGTGGCAAGCGGTTTACCAGGAGTGACGAGCTACAGAGACACAGACGGACACACACGG GAGAGAAGAAGTTTGTGTGTGCACAGTGTTCAAAGAGGTTCATGCGTAGCGACCATCTGGCCAAACATATTAAGACTCACCAGAACAAAAAAGGTGTGGCTTCCTCCTCATCGTCTCCGCCCCCCAGCGACACCATCATCACAGCAGACGGAACCACCCTCATCCTTCAATCAGCTGCTGGCGGCCACGACCTCCTAGGCAATCAGGAGATCCCTCTGCAGCTGGTCACCGTGGCGCCCGGTGAGGTTATGGAATGA
- the LOC139566459 gene encoding transcription factor Sp3-like isoform X3: protein MATADVEGSQSEFLQHGGASENQTTDMTAIQLTGSDRWELLTPVSTGKDAQQGVVHIPNSGMMTSNGQYVLPIGNMDSQPIYVTASGNDGSANGVSSIQYQIHNSDGTLAGFSAQGLDDGSGQIQLIHDGSHGNIGISVATTTTSDLLTQAGHMQQIQGVSLAGGTTYSGAVPMGLSGGNITFLPINSIDLESLGLAGAQTVPIATTTDGQLIMGSQALEGQEGGAKQLATLVSEANGNPDLYVPTTSSSQLPETIDGTGVLTQATAVSAGVSDPSSENYNSHNHLQQIQVSTSNASSFSQPILQLSGDNQGAQGQDLSQSGQTLQSVQLVNPGTFLIQAQTVTASGQIQWQTFQVQGVQSLQGLQLPQAQGGQQLTLAPVQGLSMGQGGSITLPNLQTVTVNSIGQPGIQYTQGEEAGSPADIQIKEEPDSEEWQLSGDSTLNPSDLNNLRVQMDDEDMDMSTGEGKRLRRVACTCPNCKEAGGRGSSLGKKKQHICHIVGCGKVYGKTSHLRAHLRWHSGERPFVCNWMFCGKRFTRSDELQRHRRTHTGEKKFVCAQCSKRFMRSDHLAKHIKTHQNKKGVASSSSSPPPSDTIITADGTTLILQSAAGGHDLLGNQEIPLQLVTVAPGEVME from the exons ATGGCTACCGCGGACGTGGAAGGCAGTCAAAGCGAATTCCTACAGCACGGCGGAGCCTCGGAAAACCAG accacagacatgaCCGCCATCCAGCTAACAGGTTCAGACCGTTGGGAGTTGTTAACCCCGGTCTCTACAGGGAAGGATGCGCAGCAGGGAGTCGTCCACATTCCTAACTCCGGCATGATGACCTCTAACGGCCAGTATGTTCTCCCTATCGGGAACATGGACAGTCAGCCCATCTACGTCACAGCATCTGGAAACGACGGCTCAGCCAACGGAGTGTCCAGCATACAATACCAG ATCCACAACTCAGATGGAACTCTGGCAGGCTTCTCTGCGCAGGGATTGGACGATGGCTCGGGCCAAATCCAGCTCATCCACGACGGTAGCCACGGCAATATTGGAATCAGCGTTGCCACAACGACAACCTCTGACCTCCTAACGCAGGCTGGGCATATGCAGCAGATTCAGGGCGTGTCATTGGCCGGAGGCACGACCTATAGCGGCGCGGTTCCCATGGGGCTGTCGGGGGGTAACATAACTTTCCTCCCTATCAACAGCATAGACCTCGAATCACTAGGGCTTGCCGGCGCTCAGACGGTTCCCATAGCAACGACGACCGATGGTCAGCTGATCATGGGCAGCCAGGCGCTGGAGGGGCAGGAAGGTGGAGCCAAACAGCTAGCGACCCTAGTTAGTGAAGCTAACGGTAACCCAGACCTCTACGTGCCAACAACCTCATCATCCCAGCTGCCTGAGACCATCGACGGGACGGGGGTTCTGACCCAAGCTACTGCCGTGTCTGCCGGGGTTTCAGACCCATCCTCAGAGAACTACAACTCCCACAACCACCTGCAGCAAATACAG GTGTCCACCTCTAATGCCTCGTCCTTCTCCCAGCCCATCCTACAGCTGTCGGGGGACAACCAGGGGGCCCAGGGACAGGATCTATCCCAGTCTGGGCAGACGCTCCAGAGTGTCCAACTAGTCAACCCTGGAACGTTCCTCATCCAGGCCCAGACGGTCACTGCTTCAGGACAGATACAGTGGCAGACCTTCCAG GTCCAAGGGGTCCAGTCTCTGCAGGGCCTCCAGCTCCCCCAGGCCCAGGGGGGCCAGCAGCTGACTCTAGCCCCAGTCCAGGGCCTCTCTATGGGTCAGGGAGGATCCATCACCCTGCCTAACCTCCAGACTGTTACAGTCAACTCTATAGGACAGCCAGGGATTCAATACACACAGGGAGAGGAGGCCGGCAGTCCTGCAG acaTCCAGATAAAGGAGGAGCCGGACTCTGAAGAGTGGCAGCTGAGTGGTGACTCCACCCTCAACCCCAGTGACCTCAACAACCTGCGTGTCCAGATGGATGACGAAGACATGGACATGTCCACCGGGGAGGGCAAGAGGCTGAGGAGAGTCGCCTGCACCTGTCCCAACTGTAAAGAGGCTGGAGGGAG AGGGTCGAGTCTAGGTAAGAAGAAGCAGCATATCTGTCACATCGTGGGCTGTGGGAAGGTGTACGGTAAGACTTCTCACCTCCGGGCTCACCTCAGATGGCACAGCGGAGAACGGCCCTTCGTCTGCAACTGGATGTTCTGTGGCAAGCGGTTTACCAGGAGTGACGAGCTACAGAGACACAGACGGACACACACGG GAGAGAAGAAGTTTGTGTGTGCACAGTGTTCAAAGAGGTTCATGCGTAGCGACCATCTGGCCAAACATATTAAGACTCACCAGAACAAAAAAGGTGTGGCTTCCTCCTCATCGTCTCCGCCCCCCAGCGACACCATCATCACAGCAGACGGAACCACCCTCATCCTTCAATCAGCTGCTGGCGGCCACGACCTCCTAGGCAATCAGGAGATCCCTCTGCAGCTGGTCACCGTGGCGCCCGGTGAGGTTATGGAATGA
- the LOC139566459 gene encoding transcription factor Sp3-like isoform X4: MTAIQLTGSDRWELLTPVSTGKDAQQGVVHIPNSGMMTSNGQYVLPIGNMDSQPIYVTASGNDGSANGVSSIQYQIHNSDGTLAGFSAQGLDDGSGQIQLIHDGSHGNIGISVATTTTSDLLTQAGHMQQIQGVSLAGGTTYSGAVPMGLSGGNITFLPINSIDLESLGLAGAQTVPIATTTDGQLIMGSQALEGQEGGAKQLATLVSEANGNPDLYVPTTSSSQLPETIDGTGVLTQATAVSAGVSDPSSENYNSHNHLQQIQVSTSNASSFSQPILQLSGDNQGAQGQDLSQSGQTLQSVQLVNPGTFLIQAQTVTASGQIQWQTFQVQGVQSLQGLQLPQAQGGQQLTLAPVQGLSMGQGGSITLPNLQTVTVNSIGQPGIQYTQGEEAGSPADIQIKEEPDSEEWQLSGDSTLNPSDLNNLRVQMDDEDMDMSTGEGKRLRRVACTCPNCKEAGGRGSSLGKKKQHICHIVGCGKVYGKTSHLRAHLRWHSGERPFVCNWMFCGKRFTRSDELQRHRRTHTGEKKFVCAQCSKRFMRSDHLAKHIKTHQNKKGVASSSSSPPPSDTIITADGTTLILQSAAGGHDLLGNQEIPLQLVTVAPGEVME; encoded by the exons atgaCCGCCATCCAGCTAACAGGTTCAGACCGTTGGGAGTTGTTAACCCCGGTCTCTACAGGGAAGGATGCGCAGCAGGGAGTCGTCCACATTCCTAACTCCGGCATGATGACCTCTAACGGCCAGTATGTTCTCCCTATCGGGAACATGGACAGTCAGCCCATCTACGTCACAGCATCTGGAAACGACGGCTCAGCCAACGGAGTGTCCAGCATACAATACCAG ATCCACAACTCAGATGGAACTCTGGCAGGCTTCTCTGCGCAGGGATTGGACGATGGCTCGGGCCAAATCCAGCTCATCCACGACGGTAGCCACGGCAATATTGGAATCAGCGTTGCCACAACGACAACCTCTGACCTCCTAACGCAGGCTGGGCATATGCAGCAGATTCAGGGCGTGTCATTGGCCGGAGGCACGACCTATAGCGGCGCGGTTCCCATGGGGCTGTCGGGGGGTAACATAACTTTCCTCCCTATCAACAGCATAGACCTCGAATCACTAGGGCTTGCCGGCGCTCAGACGGTTCCCATAGCAACGACGACCGATGGTCAGCTGATCATGGGCAGCCAGGCGCTGGAGGGGCAGGAAGGTGGAGCCAAACAGCTAGCGACCCTAGTTAGTGAAGCTAACGGTAACCCAGACCTCTACGTGCCAACAACCTCATCATCCCAGCTGCCTGAGACCATCGACGGGACGGGGGTTCTGACCCAAGCTACTGCCGTGTCTGCCGGGGTTTCAGACCCATCCTCAGAGAACTACAACTCCCACAACCACCTGCAGCAAATACAG GTGTCCACCTCTAATGCCTCGTCCTTCTCCCAGCCCATCCTACAGCTGTCGGGGGACAACCAGGGGGCCCAGGGACAGGATCTATCCCAGTCTGGGCAGACGCTCCAGAGTGTCCAACTAGTCAACCCTGGAACGTTCCTCATCCAGGCCCAGACGGTCACTGCTTCAGGACAGATACAGTGGCAGACCTTCCAG GTCCAAGGGGTCCAGTCTCTGCAGGGCCTCCAGCTCCCCCAGGCCCAGGGGGGCCAGCAGCTGACTCTAGCCCCAGTCCAGGGCCTCTCTATGGGTCAGGGAGGATCCATCACCCTGCCTAACCTCCAGACTGTTACAGTCAACTCTATAGGACAGCCAGGGATTCAATACACACAGGGAGAGGAGGCCGGCAGTCCTGCAG acaTCCAGATAAAGGAGGAGCCGGACTCTGAAGAGTGGCAGCTGAGTGGTGACTCCACCCTCAACCCCAGTGACCTCAACAACCTGCGTGTCCAGATGGATGACGAAGACATGGACATGTCCACCGGGGAGGGCAAGAGGCTGAGGAGAGTCGCCTGCACCTGTCCCAACTGTAAAGAGGCTGGAGGGAG AGGGTCGAGTCTAGGTAAGAAGAAGCAGCATATCTGTCACATCGTGGGCTGTGGGAAGGTGTACGGTAAGACTTCTCACCTCCGGGCTCACCTCAGATGGCACAGCGGAGAACGGCCCTTCGTCTGCAACTGGATGTTCTGTGGCAAGCGGTTTACCAGGAGTGACGAGCTACAGAGACACAGACGGACACACACGG GAGAGAAGAAGTTTGTGTGTGCACAGTGTTCAAAGAGGTTCATGCGTAGCGACCATCTGGCCAAACATATTAAGACTCACCAGAACAAAAAAGGTGTGGCTTCCTCCTCATCGTCTCCGCCCCCCAGCGACACCATCATCACAGCAGACGGAACCACCCTCATCCTTCAATCAGCTGCTGGCGGCCACGACCTCCTAGGCAATCAGGAGATCCCTCTGCAGCTGGTCACCGTGGCGCCCGGTGAGGTTATGGAATGA